CCTCAACTATTTCCTTAGATTCTGCCAGCCTCGCAGTCGCTTTTCCGGCCAGCTCCTGGTAGTTTTCAATCTGTTTCAGTGAAGTTCTTTGGGCCTTAAGTACTTCGGTAGACATTTCTACCCTGGGGTCAAACCTCACATTGATGGTTGTAGAGTCGGAAATATCCCCGAAAGTCATTTTCAATTTATATGTACCGGGCATAACACTCACACCTCCCGGTTCAGATTTATTTTTCCCGGGTTTTGCCCTGCCCGGGCCGTTCACACCTTTTTCATCAAGCCCCCAGTACATCCTTTGGATGCCGTTTTCTTTCGGTGCCTTTTGCTTCAGGGTCCTGATCAATTCGCCTTTTTGATTGAAGATTTCTAGTGCCAGGGAATCATAGGCCACTTTCGTGGAATCTTCAGGCACTTTTTCCTCCACTACATCTTTCTTTTTATTTCCCTTTTTTTTGCTGGCAGGTTCTTCCTTCTTTGCCTCTTCCTTCTTTTCAGGTTTATTGATCAGGTAGGTTATCATGGCACCGGATTTTCTGTTTTCACCACTATAGATAGCATCAGCTGCGAATCTCGTTCCTGTAGGTTGCTGGTTGAGTGTCAGGTATGCATCGGGTGCTTTGAAAACGTCTAATTTCTTATTTAATACCTGCTGCCCCTCATTGGCTATAGCCCTAAGCGGCCTGATGTCATCGAGTACATAGGCAGCCCTGCCATAGGTACCAATAACAAGATCATGTTCTCTGGGATGGATTACCAGGTCCATTGTGGGTACCATTGGGTAACCATTGGTCCATTGAGTCCAGTTTCTGCCTTCATCAATGCTCACATAAAGCCCACCCTCTGAGCCGAGAAACATTAGCCGCGGCTCAACAGGATCCTGTACAAAAGACAAGGTATAATTCCAGACCTGGCTCTCACTCACCATACTCTGCCACGTATTTCCGTAATCTGTAGTACGGAAAAGATAGGGTTTGTAATCGGAGTTTCTGTAATTATTGACCACCACAAAAGCCTCTCCTGCACTATAGGTAGAAGGTTTTATCTGCGCTACCCATCCAGCCTTAGGCATGCCGGTGATCTTAGGGGTCACATTAGTCCACGATTTACCACCATCCCTGGTTAACTGAACAAGACCGTCATCTGTACCTACCCACATCACGCCTTGCTGTAAAGGGCTTGGCGAAATGGCCAGAATAGTAGTATTATTCTCTGCACCGGTAGCATCCATGGTAAGCCCCCCGCTCTCATCCTGTTTCTGCTTTTCAGGATCATTGGTAGTCAGGTCAGGGGATATAATTGCCCATGTACTTCCTTTGTCTGTGCTTTTGTGTACAAACTGGCTACCGAAATATATAACAGCGTTATCAAACGGATCCTGTGCGATGGCGGCGTTCCAGTTGAACCTCAGCCTGATATCCGCGTCGGGATGTGTAGGCTGAATAAACCTCTGGTGGCCTGTCTCCCTGTCGTACCGAACCACATATCCCTGTTGAGCCATGGAATAGCCGTACCGGGAGTTATCAGGATCCGGAACAACATCAAAACCATCACCAAAAGAAATCTCCTGCCAATAGGAGTTCCTAATTCCCTGCGACTTCCATACATACGCAGGCCCGACCCATGAACCATTGTCCTGCATGCCCCCATATACATTGTAAGGGTACTCCATATCAACATTAATGTGGTAGAACTGAGCTATAGGTAGGTTCTCAACAAACCTCCAGGTTTGCCCGCGGTCATGTGTAATATTAAGACCTCCGTCATTGCCATCAATCATAAAACTGGGATCATTGGGGTTGATCCACCAGGCATGGTGGTCAGGGTGAACGCCACGGCTGGTACCATAAGCAGGCATAAGCTGGGTAAATGACCTGCCACCATCTTCACTCACATTTACATAAGTGAATATAGTATATAGTCTGTTTTCATTTTGGGGATCAACGTAAATCTCAGAGTAGTAAAAAGGCCTGTTGCCTATCTCATTGGTATCTTCATTGATCTTCTTCCATTTATAACCGCCATCTTCTGACCTGTAAAGGGCATTCTTCTTCGACTCTACCAGCGCATAAACCCGTTTGGGATTACTTCTCGATACGGCCACCCCTATCCTGCCCAGATCACCTTCAGGTAACCCGTCTTCATCAGTAAGCTTCTTCCAGCTTTTTCCTCCGTCGACAGTCACGTACAAGCCTGAGCCTGAACCTCCGGAATGGAAGGTCCATGGTTTACGTCTGTGCTCCCACATGGCAGCAAAAAGTTTATTAGGGTTTGTCGGATCCATCACCAGGTCGGCTGCTCCAGTTTTTTCATTTACATAAAGCACCTTTTCCCAGGTCTGACCACCATCAGTTGTTTTATAAACACCTCTTTCCGGGTGTTCACCCCAGGGAGAACCAATGGCTCCCGCGTATACTACATCCGGATTGTCCGGGTGAATCACGATACGGTGAATATGCCGCGTCTTCTCCAGCCCCATCAGGTTCCATGTTTTACCTCCATCAAGCGATTTATAAATGCCAAATCCGCCGTTTAGGCTGTTCCTTGGATTACCTTCTCCCGTTCCGGCCCATACCACGTCGGGATTGTCCTGCTGTATAGCTACAGCACCAATGGACATTGACTTAACCTCATCAAAAACCGGCTTCCAGTCTACACCTCCACTTTCAGACTTCCACAAGCCCCCTGAGGCGGTACCGGCATAAATAATATCAGGCTGGTCGTACACGGCATCAATCGCCGTTACCCGTCCGCTCATCCCTGCAGGCCCGATGCTTCTGGGTTTCATCTCTTTAAACTTCTCTATGTCAAGCTTTTGAGAGAATCCCCGGGCAGTAAAAAGTAATATTGCTGTGACCACAAAGAGATGGCCTCGAAATGATTTTAACATGTTTATATGAGTTTGGATCTTTAATTAAAGATGCTGAGATGATTAACTTAATACAAGCTTTAACACAGAGAAGTCCGTAGCAATTTTATAAAAGGTTAAAATCTCCTGCTACGCGGTAGCTGCATATACCCGGTGAGGCTATCACAGAAACTCCACTTCTTTAAAATTAAATTGCTTCAGTCCCTTGTAAGTCTCTACCTCCAGTAGCCCCTGCTCCGTGACACCCGTTATTCTACCCTGAAAAACCTCCTTATCTTTGTACAGGTGGTCTTCACCGAAGCGATACATATTATTAAGATATTCATGTCTGAGGTTACCTGTTTCTCCTCTTTTCAGTTGAAGATATCGCCTTTCCAGGTGTTCGCACAGCGAGCTTAGGGCTGTTTCAAGGTCATATATTTCACCGGTTATTTGTGCAAGTGAAATTGCTTTGTTTTCAGGGAATTTCTGCTGGTTGATATTTAGCCCTATACCTGTAATGGCATATTCAATTCTGTTATTTTTCAATACATTTTGAATTAAAATACCACAGACCTTTTGCTCCTTGTAGTATATGTCATTAGGCCATTTAACCTGGAAGCCATTTTTTATACTATTCAGATAATCAATAATCCCCAGTGAGATGATTATGTTGAGATTAAACTGCTGAACTATTGACAGGAAATTTGGCTTTAATACTAAAGTAAATGTAAGATTTTTGCCCGGCTCTGTTAACCACGCATTACCACGTTGCCCTTTACCTGCTGTCTGGTTACTGGTGATTACAATTGTCCCTTCAATAACCGGATGTTTTTCAAGCAGATGGGCGGCTTCATCATTTGTAGAGTGACAAGTTGGCAGGAAAATGATCTTTTTGCCCAGAAATAATGTTTTGGCAGGAATTTTATACAAGTATTTTTGTTAGTTTTGTTTAGTATATTTCAAAGATAATTAATGAATGTAAATAAAGATTTAGCTCCTTCCGAAAAATTGAGTCATGCGGTGGTGAGAGGTATGCAGGAGAAAAAAGCTTCCAATATTGTAATAATGGATTTGAGAGAGGTTAAAAATGCAATAGCAGATTTTTTTGTGGTTTGCTCAGGTAACTCTGATACCCAGTTAGATGCAATTGCAGACTCTGTTGATGAGATAGTTTCAAAAGAACTTGACCAGGATCCATGGCATCAGGAGGGTAAAAACAATAAAGAGTGGATGTTGCTGGATTATGTAGATGTAGTAGCCCATATCTTCAAAAAGGATAAACGTGAGTTTTATGCTCTTGAGAACCTTTGGGGCGATGCTAAAATCGAAGCTATTGACGACGGAGCTTAAAGAGAACTTAAATAGATAGATAACGTTAGACAGTTGATGTTGAGCAATTTTTTTTAAACAGATATGCCAGATAAGAAGAAAAATATTATTCCTAATAAACCTCAAAAGCCAAATTATCAGGTATGGGTTATCGTGATCCTGATCGCCGTGATATTTGGTATAATGATAT
This region of Fulvivirga ulvae genomic DNA includes:
- a CDS encoding biotin--[acetyl-CoA-carboxylase] ligase — encoded protein: MYKIPAKTLFLGKKIIFLPTCHSTNDEAAHLLEKHPVIEGTIVITSNQTAGKGQRGNAWLTEPGKNLTFTLVLKPNFLSIVQQFNLNIIISLGIIDYLNSIKNGFQVKWPNDIYYKEQKVCGILIQNVLKNNRIEYAITGIGLNINQQKFPENKAISLAQITGEIYDLETALSSLCEHLERRYLQLKRGETGNLRHEYLNNMYRFGEDHLYKDKEVFQGRITGVTEQGLLEVETYKGLKQFNFKEVEFL
- a CDS encoding WD40/YVTN/BNR-like repeat-containing protein; the protein is MLKSFRGHLFVVTAILLFTARGFSQKLDIEKFKEMKPRSIGPAGMSGRVTAIDAVYDQPDIIYAGTASGGLWKSESGGVDWKPVFDEVKSMSIGAVAIQQDNPDVVWAGTGEGNPRNSLNGGFGIYKSLDGGKTWNLMGLEKTRHIHRIVIHPDNPDVVYAGAIGSPWGEHPERGVYKTTDGGQTWEKVLYVNEKTGAADLVMDPTNPNKLFAAMWEHRRKPWTFHSGGSGSGLYVTVDGGKSWKKLTDEDGLPEGDLGRIGVAVSRSNPKRVYALVESKKNALYRSEDGGYKWKKINEDTNEIGNRPFYYSEIYVDPQNENRLYTIFTYVNVSEDGGRSFTQLMPAYGTSRGVHPDHHAWWINPNDPSFMIDGNDGGLNITHDRGQTWRFVENLPIAQFYHINVDMEYPYNVYGGMQDNGSWVGPAYVWKSQGIRNSYWQEISFGDGFDVVPDPDNSRYGYSMAQQGYVVRYDRETGHQRFIQPTHPDADIRLRFNWNAAIAQDPFDNAVIYFGSQFVHKSTDKGSTWAIISPDLTTNDPEKQKQDESGGLTMDATGAENNTTILAISPSPLQQGVMWVGTDDGLVQLTRDGGKSWTNVTPKITGMPKAGWVAQIKPSTYSAGEAFVVVNNYRNSDYKPYLFRTTDYGNTWQSMVSESQVWNYTLSFVQDPVEPRLMFLGSEGGLYVSIDEGRNWTQWTNGYPMVPTMDLVIHPREHDLVIGTYGRAAYVLDDIRPLRAIANEGQQVLNKKLDVFKAPDAYLTLNQQPTGTRFAADAIYSGENRKSGAMITYLINKPEKKEEAKKEEPASKKKGNKKKDVVEEKVPEDSTKVAYDSLALEIFNQKGELIRTLKQKAPKENGIQRMYWGLDEKGVNGPGRAKPGKNKSEPGGVSVMPGTYKLKMTFGDISDSTTINVRFDPRVEMSTEVLKAQRTSLKQIENYQELAGKATARLAESKEIVEGFIKKMNEKDKEAFKESIEKSNAVKDSIEALFIPFVGEDNSKKQGIIRAPVPDIGDRLGIAGYYIQSSLTVPGDTEKRLIEQAEAKLEKALKDVNAFFETEWKNYRQEIEKLDLSPFKDYEPLQK
- the rsfS gene encoding ribosome silencing factor encodes the protein MNVNKDLAPSEKLSHAVVRGMQEKKASNIVIMDLREVKNAIADFFVVCSGNSDTQLDAIADSVDEIVSKELDQDPWHQEGKNNKEWMLLDYVDVVAHIFKKDKREFYALENLWGDAKIEAIDDGA